The proteins below come from a single Streptomyces sp. M92 genomic window:
- the topA gene encoding type I DNA topoisomerase codes for MSPTSETANGGRRLVIVESPAKAKTIKGYLGPGYVVEASVGHIRDLPSGAAEVPEKYTGEVRRLGVDVEHDFQPIYVVNADKKAQVKKLKDLLKESDELFLATDEDREGEAIAWHLQEVLKPKIPVKRMVFHEITKDAIRAAVANPRQLNQKLVDAQETRRILDRLYGYEVSPVLWKKVMPRLSAGRVQSVATRLVVERERERMAFRSAEYWDLTGTFATGRAGDASDPSSLVARLQTVDGRRVAQGRDFDSLGQLKSANTLHLDEANARALAAALEDTRFAVRSVESKPYRRSPYAPFRTTTLQQEASRKLGFGAKATMQIAQKLYENGYITYMRTDSTTLSDTAVAAARAQVTQLYGADYLPAQPRTYAGKVKNAQEAHEAIRPSGDRFRTPAETGLTGDQFKLYELIWKRTVASQMKDATGNSVTVKIGGAASDGRDVEFSASGKTITFHGFLKAYVEGADDPNAELDDRERRLPQVAEGDALTAEEITVDGHATKPPARYTEASLVKELEEREIGRPSTYASIIGTILDRGYVFKKGTALVPSFLSFAVVNLLEKHFGRLVDYDFTAKMEDDLDAIARGEAQAVPWLRRFYFGEGDGAGDGGAADAGNGDGDHLGGLKELVTDLGAIDAREVSSFPVGNDIKLRVGRYGPYVERGEKDSENHQRADVPEDLAPDELSVELAEELLAKPSGDFELGTDPATGHAIVAKDGRYGPYVTEVLPEGTPKTGKNAVKPRTASLFKSMSLDTVTLDDALKLMSLPRVVGTDAEGVEITAQNGRYGPYLKKGTDSRSLTSEEQLFTITLEEALAIYAQPKQRGRAAAKPPLKELGTDPVSEKPVVVKDGRFGPYVTDGETNATLRSGDSVEDITPERGYELLAEKRAKGPAKKTANKTTKKTAAKKAPAKKTAAKKTAAAKTTAAKKTTAKTAAKKTATKTAAEKATADKGSQD; via the coding sequence TTGTCCCCGACCAGCGAGACCGCGAACGGCGGCCGCCGACTCGTCATCGTCGAGTCGCCTGCCAAGGCGAAGACGATCAAGGGCTATCTCGGCCCTGGCTACGTCGTCGAGGCGAGCGTCGGGCACATCCGCGACCTTCCCAGCGGCGCGGCGGAGGTGCCGGAGAAGTACACCGGCGAGGTCCGCCGCCTCGGTGTGGACGTAGAACACGACTTCCAGCCCATCTATGTGGTCAACGCCGACAAGAAGGCCCAGGTCAAGAAGCTCAAGGACCTGCTGAAGGAGTCCGACGAGCTCTTCCTCGCCACCGATGAGGACCGCGAGGGCGAAGCCATCGCCTGGCACCTCCAGGAAGTCCTCAAGCCGAAGATCCCGGTCAAGCGCATGGTGTTCCACGAGATCACCAAGGACGCGATCCGGGCCGCCGTCGCCAACCCGCGCCAGCTCAACCAGAAGCTCGTCGACGCCCAGGAGACCCGCCGCATCCTCGACCGCCTCTACGGCTACGAGGTCTCGCCGGTCCTGTGGAAGAAGGTCATGCCGCGCCTGTCGGCAGGCCGCGTCCAGTCCGTCGCGACCCGGCTCGTCGTCGAGCGGGAGCGCGAGCGCATGGCGTTCCGCTCCGCCGAGTACTGGGACCTGACCGGCACCTTCGCCACCGGCCGCGCGGGCGACGCTTCCGACCCGTCCTCGCTGGTCGCCCGCCTCCAGACGGTCGACGGCCGGCGTGTCGCGCAGGGCCGCGACTTCGACTCCCTGGGGCAGCTCAAGAGCGCCAACACCCTCCACCTCGACGAGGCGAACGCCCGCGCGCTCGCCGCCGCCCTGGAGGACACGCGCTTCGCGGTCCGCTCCGTCGAGTCCAAGCCGTACCGCCGCTCGCCGTACGCCCCGTTCCGTACGACGACGCTCCAGCAGGAGGCCTCGCGCAAGCTCGGCTTCGGCGCCAAGGCGACGATGCAGATCGCGCAGAAGCTGTACGAGAACGGCTACATCACCTACATGCGTACGGACTCGACGACGCTGAGCGACACGGCGGTCGCCGCCGCCCGCGCCCAGGTCACGCAGCTGTACGGCGCCGACTACCTGCCCGCCCAGCCGCGGACGTACGCCGGCAAGGTCAAGAACGCGCAGGAGGCGCACGAGGCGATCCGCCCCTCCGGGGACCGCTTCCGCACGCCCGCCGAGACCGGGCTGACCGGCGACCAGTTCAAGCTGTACGAGCTGATCTGGAAGCGGACCGTCGCCTCCCAGATGAAGGACGCGACCGGCAACAGCGTCACCGTGAAGATCGGCGGCGCCGCCTCCGACGGCCGGGACGTCGAGTTCAGCGCGTCCGGCAAGACGATCACCTTCCACGGCTTCCTCAAGGCCTACGTCGAGGGCGCCGACGACCCGAACGCCGAGCTGGACGACCGCGAGCGCCGGCTGCCGCAGGTAGCCGAGGGCGACGCGCTGACGGCCGAGGAGATCACGGTCGACGGCCACGCCACCAAGCCCCCGGCCCGCTACACCGAGGCGTCGCTGGTCAAGGAGCTGGAAGAGCGCGAGATCGGCCGCCCCTCGACGTACGCGTCGATCATCGGCACCATCCTGGACCGCGGCTACGTCTTCAAGAAGGGCACGGCGCTCGTCCCGTCCTTCCTCTCCTTCGCCGTGGTCAACCTCCTGGAGAAGCACTTCGGGCGGCTCGTCGACTACGACTTCACCGCCAAGATGGAGGACGACCTCGACGCCATCGCCCGCGGCGAGGCCCAGGCGGTGCCGTGGCTGCGGCGCTTCTACTTCGGCGAGGGCGACGGCGCGGGCGACGGCGGCGCCGCCGACGCGGGCAACGGCGACGGGGACCACCTCGGCGGCCTCAAGGAGCTGGTGACCGACCTCGGCGCGATCGACGCGCGCGAGGTGTCCTCCTTCCCCGTCGGCAACGACATCAAGCTGCGCGTCGGCCGCTACGGCCCGTACGTCGAGCGCGGCGAGAAGGACTCCGAGAACCACCAGCGCGCCGACGTCCCCGAGGACCTGGCGCCCGACGAGCTCTCCGTGGAGCTGGCCGAGGAACTGCTCGCCAAGCCGAGTGGCGACTTCGAGCTGGGCACCGACCCGGCCACCGGCCACGCCATCGTCGCCAAGGACGGCCGCTACGGCCCGTACGTCACCGAGGTGCTGCCCGAGGGCACCCCGAAGACCGGCAAGAACGCCGTGAAGCCGCGTACGGCCTCGCTGTTCAAGTCGATGTCCCTGGACACGGTGACCCTCGACGACGCCCTGAAGCTCATGTCGCTGCCGCGCGTCGTCGGCACCGACGCGGAGGGCGTCGAGATCACCGCGCAGAACGGCCGCTACGGCCCGTACCTGAAGAAGGGCACGGACTCCCGCTCCCTCACCTCCGAGGAGCAGCTCTTCACGATCACGCTGGAGGAGGCGCTGGCGATCTACGCCCAGCCCAAGCAGCGTGGCCGGGCCGCGGCCAAGCCGCCGCTGAAGGAGCTGGGCACCGACCCGGTCAGCGAGAAGCCGGTCGTGGTCAAGGACGGCCGCTTCGGCCCGTACGTCACCGACGGCGAGACCAACGCGACCCTGCGCTCCGGTGACAGCGTCGAGGACATCACGCCGGAGCGCGGCTACGAGCTGCTCGCCGAGAAGCGCGCCAAGGGCCCCGCCAAGAAGACGGCGAATAAGACCACGAAGAAGACGGCCGCCAAGAAGGCGCCCGCCAAGAAGACCGCCGCCAAGAAGACGGCGGCGGCCAAGACGACGGCCGCGAAGAAGACCACGGCCAAGACGGCGGCGAAGAAGACCGCCACCAAGACGGCCGCCGAGAAGGCGACCGCCGACAAGGGTTCGCAGGACTGA
- the tmk gene encoding dTMP kinase, with the protein MTRAEQPTAPHPAPDDALVADSRERAVRALLRRPQLRRLWSAQLVGGVGDILALLVLVLLAVQAAIGAGSLGGGYRGVAFAVATVFGVRILATLLFGAVLLGPLTSLTSPEGPLDRRWTMVGADGLRAALLIVAPLWIDWTPDDALAYLLVTAFVTGVAERFWTVCRDSAAPALLPAPPPEGATVRPLPDHMDALRRLSLRTGFVAVPLAGAALVVAGLLNNLLGAGVDWFAEHQAALASYVAAGLFAASLSVVTFLELPSVRTPRARSPLEGARRPKSGSGVDKGRTGALPLLVLACAAVAAVVAAAVAVAVLHAKDLGGGPVLYGLMIGALTGGVVVGIRTAPALLPSLSRRRLLALAIAFAGVALLAAGLVPDDTTVLLLLALTGVAAGVAANTGHTLLDQETEDHRRARTTEHLHAVVRVSVTLGAVAAPVVAASIGPHRLESGKFVFAHGGAAFVLMLAGALLLPVAALVLAKVDDRSGVPLRHDLRDALLGGDDPVPTPEANGFFIALEGGDGAGKSTQAEALAEWIRGKGHEVVLTREPGATPVGKRLRSILLDVSSAGLSHRAEALLYAADRAEHVDTVVRPALERGAVVISDRYIDSSVAYQGAGRDLSPTEIARINRWATNGLVPHLTVLLDVSPEAARERFTEAPDRLESEPAEFHTRVRSGFLALAAADPGRYLVVDAGQEPEAVTTVVRHRLDQVLPLSEAEIKAREEARRKAEEEARRKAEEEAARKAEEERLERERLEQLERLRAEEEERKRRELEEAQRREAERQAEEARQRAEEARRKAEEERARLLAEEKARAEEEARRRAEEERRRKQAEEEERLRAEAEARRLEKQRKAEEALMRAEEARRAAEQAAAAAATGPKPTAPPAADAPRPAPSAPHHSDAVTVPTPIVTPTNASGGPVEDTAVLRPVRDPEDPHGDAGEAGDAGPGDGGASGESESEVTTELPKPPAPAGAADETAVLPAVEPRAGDETAVLPPVTPSAADETAVLPPVRAEDPADRVPSDYFRKEDPATGSGRSAEPQDRTRELPRVDPGQAPPRRRRSDWAEETPLDDLPTLADELLGPRDGGAPEADGSGDGGRDGHGGQGGDGGRRGKGGRGRR; encoded by the coding sequence ATGACGCGAGCCGAGCAGCCAACGGCCCCTCACCCCGCCCCGGACGACGCCCTCGTCGCGGACTCCCGCGAGCGTGCCGTCCGCGCCCTGCTGCGCCGACCGCAGCTGAGGCGGTTGTGGAGCGCACAGCTGGTGGGGGGTGTCGGCGACATCCTCGCCCTCCTGGTGCTGGTCCTCCTCGCCGTGCAGGCCGCGATCGGCGCGGGCTCCCTCGGGGGTGGGTACCGGGGCGTGGCGTTCGCAGTGGCGACCGTTTTCGGCGTACGCATCCTCGCGACGCTCCTCTTCGGCGCCGTACTGCTCGGCCCGCTCACCTCGCTCACCTCTCCCGAGGGTCCGCTCGACCGCCGCTGGACCATGGTCGGCGCCGACGGGCTGCGCGCCGCGCTGCTGATCGTGGCGCCGCTGTGGATCGACTGGACGCCGGACGACGCGCTGGCCTACCTCCTGGTGACCGCCTTCGTCACCGGGGTCGCCGAGCGCTTCTGGACGGTGTGCCGGGACAGCGCCGCGCCCGCGCTGCTGCCCGCGCCGCCCCCGGAGGGCGCGACGGTACGCCCGCTGCCGGACCACATGGACGCGCTGCGCCGCCTGTCGCTGCGCACGGGCTTCGTCGCGGTCCCGCTCGCCGGCGCCGCCCTGGTCGTCGCGGGCCTGCTGAACAACCTGCTGGGCGCCGGCGTCGACTGGTTCGCCGAGCACCAGGCGGCCCTCGCCTCGTACGTGGCGGCCGGGCTGTTCGCCGCGTCCCTGTCCGTGGTGACCTTCCTGGAGCTGCCCTCGGTGCGCACCCCCCGCGCGCGGTCGCCGCTGGAGGGCGCACGCCGCCCGAAGAGCGGCTCGGGCGTCGACAAGGGCCGCACGGGAGCCCTGCCCCTGCTGGTCCTCGCCTGCGCCGCGGTCGCCGCGGTGGTGGCCGCCGCGGTCGCCGTGGCGGTGCTGCACGCCAAGGACCTCGGCGGCGGCCCGGTGCTGTACGGGCTCATGATCGGCGCGCTGACCGGCGGCGTCGTCGTCGGCATCCGCACGGCGCCCGCCCTGCTGCCCTCTCTGTCGCGCCGGCGGCTGCTGGCGCTGGCGATCGCCTTCGCCGGCGTCGCCCTGCTGGCCGCCGGGCTGGTCCCGGACGACACCACCGTCCTGCTGCTCCTGGCGCTGACCGGCGTCGCCGCGGGCGTGGCCGCGAACACCGGGCACACCCTGCTCGACCAGGAGACCGAGGACCACCGGCGGGCGCGGACCACCGAGCACCTGCACGCGGTGGTCCGGGTGTCCGTGACGCTCGGTGCGGTCGCCGCCCCGGTGGTGGCGGCGTCGATCGGGCCGCACCGCCTGGAGAGCGGCAAGTTCGTCTTCGCGCACGGCGGCGCCGCGTTCGTCCTGATGCTGGCCGGCGCGCTGCTGCTGCCGGTGGCCGCGCTGGTGCTGGCCAAGGTCGACGATCGCTCCGGGGTGCCGCTGCGGCACGACCTGCGCGACGCGCTGCTCGGCGGCGACGACCCGGTGCCCACGCCCGAGGCGAACGGATTCTTCATCGCCCTGGAGGGCGGCGACGGCGCCGGCAAGTCCACCCAGGCCGAGGCCCTCGCCGAGTGGATCAGGGGCAAGGGCCACGAGGTCGTGCTGACCCGGGAGCCCGGGGCGACCCCCGTAGGCAAGCGCCTGCGCTCCATCCTGCTCGACGTGTCGAGCGCCGGTCTGTCGCACCGCGCGGAGGCGCTGCTGTACGCCGCCGACCGCGCGGAGCACGTCGACACCGTGGTCCGGCCCGCTCTGGAGCGCGGCGCCGTGGTCATCTCCGACCGCTACATCGACTCCTCGGTGGCCTACCAGGGCGCCGGGCGCGACCTGTCGCCGACCGAGATCGCCCGCATCAACCGCTGGGCGACCAACGGGCTCGTACCGCACCTGACCGTCCTGCTGGACGTCTCGCCGGAAGCCGCGCGCGAGCGGTTCACCGAGGCGCCGGACCGGCTGGAGTCGGAGCCCGCCGAGTTCCACACGCGGGTGCGCTCCGGCTTCCTCGCCCTGGCCGCCGCCGACCCCGGCCGCTACCTCGTCGTGGACGCCGGCCAGGAGCCCGAGGCCGTCACCACCGTCGTACGCCACCGGCTCGACCAGGTGCTTCCGCTGTCCGAGGCCGAGATCAAGGCCCGGGAGGAGGCACGGCGCAAGGCCGAGGAGGAGGCGCGCCGCAAGGCCGAGGAAGAGGCCGCGCGCAAGGCCGAGGAGGAGCGCCTGGAGCGCGAGCGCCTCGAACAGCTGGAGCGGCTGCGCGCCGAGGAGGAGGAGCGCAAGCGCCGCGAGCTGGAGGAGGCGCAGCGGCGCGAGGCCGAGCGCCAGGCGGAGGAGGCCCGGCAGCGGGCCGAGGAGGCGCGCCGCAAGGCCGAGGAGGAGCGGGCCCGGCTCCTCGCCGAGGAGAAAGCGCGGGCCGAGGAGGAGGCGCGTCGCCGGGCAGAGGAGGAGCGGCGGCGCAAGCAGGCCGAGGAGGAGGAGCGGCTGCGGGCCGAGGCCGAGGCCCGGCGCCTGGAGAAGCAGCGCAAGGCCGAGGAGGCCCTGATGCGGGCCGAGGAGGCACGCCGGGCGGCGGAGCAGGCGGCTGCGGCCGCCGCGACCGGCCCGAAGCCGACGGCTCCGCCCGCGGCCGACGCGCCCCGCCCGGCACCGTCCGCACCGCACCACTCGGACGCGGTGACCGTGCCGACCCCGATCGTGACCCCGACGAACGCGTCCGGCGGTCCGGTGGAGGACACGGCGGTACTGCGGCCGGTGCGGGACCCCGAGGATCCGCACGGCGACGCCGGTGAGGCCGGTGACGCCGGCCCGGGTGACGGTGGGGCGTCCGGGGAGTCCGAGTCCGAGGTGACGACCGAGCTGCCCAAGCCGCCCGCACCGGCGGGCGCGGCGGACGAGACGGCGGTCCTGCCGGCGGTGGAGCCGCGGGCCGGGGACGAGACGGCGGTCCTGCCGCCCGTCACGCCGTCGGCCGCCGACGAGACGGCCGTGCTGCCGCCCGTGCGCGCGGAGGACCCCGCCGACCGGGTGCCGTCGGACTACTTCCGCAAGGAGGACCCGGCCACCGGTTCCGGCCGTTCCGCGGAACCCCAGGACCGCACCCGCGAGCTGCCCCGCGTCGACCCCGGCCAGGCACCGCCCCGCAGGCGGCGCTCCGACTGGGCCGAGGAGACCCCGCTGGACGACCTGCCGACGCTGGCGGACGAACTGCTCGGCCCGCGCGACGGGGGCGCCCCCGAGGCGGACGGCAGCGGCGACGGAGGCCGCGACGGTCACGGTGGTCAGGGTGGCGACGGAGGCCGTCGCGGCAAGGGCGGCCGGGGACGGCGCTGA
- a CDS encoding DNA polymerase III subunit delta', protein MSVWDDLVGQERVSEQLAAAARDADAFVTAAAADGPLPEASSMTHAWLFTGPPGSGVTQTARSFAAALQCVSPDRALGGVPGCGFCDGCHTALVGTHADVSTVTAVGAEIRVADMRDTVRKSFTSPANGRWQIILVEDAERLNEKSANAVLKAVEEPAPRTVWLLCAPSIEDVLPTIRSRCRHLNLRTPSVEAVADMLVRREGIEPDVAAAAARATQGHVDRARRLATDPTARDRRAAVLKLPLRVEDVGGALKAAQELVDAAAADAKQLAEEMDTKETEELKAALGAAQGGRLPRGTAGVVKELEDNQKRRRTRTQRDSLDLALTDLTAFYRDVLALQLGSRVAIANADAEDALERIARGSSPEATLRRIEAVAACGEALDRNVPPLLAVEAMTMALRAG, encoded by the coding sequence ATGAGCGTGTGGGACGACCTCGTCGGGCAGGAGAGGGTGAGCGAGCAGCTCGCCGCCGCCGCCCGGGACGCCGACGCCTTCGTCACCGCCGCCGCGGCCGACGGCCCGCTGCCCGAGGCGTCGAGCATGACCCATGCCTGGCTGTTCACCGGGCCGCCCGGCTCTGGGGTGACGCAGACGGCACGCTCCTTCGCCGCCGCGCTCCAGTGCGTGAGCCCCGACCGGGCGCTCGGCGGAGTCCCCGGCTGCGGCTTCTGCGACGGCTGCCACACCGCCCTCGTCGGCACCCACGCGGACGTCAGCACGGTCACCGCCGTCGGCGCGGAGATCCGCGTCGCCGACATGCGGGACACCGTCCGCAAGTCCTTCACCTCACCGGCGAACGGCCGGTGGCAGATCATCCTCGTCGAGGACGCCGAGCGGCTGAACGAGAAGTCCGCCAACGCCGTCCTCAAGGCCGTCGAGGAGCCCGCCCCACGGACGGTGTGGCTGCTGTGCGCCCCGTCCATCGAGGACGTCCTGCCCACCATCCGCTCCCGCTGCCGCCACCTGAATCTGCGCACCCCCTCGGTGGAGGCCGTGGCCGACATGCTCGTCCGCCGCGAGGGCATCGAGCCGGACGTCGCCGCGGCCGCGGCCCGCGCCACCCAGGGCCACGTCGACCGCGCCCGGCGCCTGGCCACCGACCCCACCGCCCGCGATCGCCGGGCCGCGGTGCTGAAGCTGCCGCTGCGGGTCGAGGACGTCGGCGGCGCGCTCAAGGCGGCCCAGGAGCTGGTGGACGCCGCGGCCGCGGACGCCAAGCAGCTCGCCGAGGAGATGGACACCAAGGAGACCGAGGAACTGAAGGCGGCCCTCGGCGCGGCCCAGGGCGGCCGGTTGCCGCGCGGCACGGCGGGCGTGGTCAAGGAGCTGGAGGACAACCAGAAGCGCCGCCGCACCCGCACCCAGCGCGACAGTCTCGACCTCGCCCTGACCGACCTCACCGCCTTCTACCGCGACGTGCTCGCCCTCCAGCTCGGCTCCCGCGTGGCGATCGCCAACGCCGACGCCGAGGACGCCCTGGAGCGCATCGCCCGCGGCAGCTCCCCGGAGGCCACGCTCCGCCGCATCGAGGCCGTCGCCGCCTGCGGGGAGGCCCTCGACCGCAATGTGCCGCCGCTGCTCGCGGTGGAGGCGATGACGATGGCCCTGAGAGCGGGCTGA
- a CDS encoding alpha/beta hydrolase: MHTWRTHRRTRIGRTRTAATLLATALLAGACSAQGASTSAGPAAAEAAGSTEAAETSLAALPQATPSELAPYYEQKLGWRDCGVPGFQCATMKAPLDYAKPAEGDVRLAVARKKATGPGERLGSLLVNPGGPGGSAIGYLQQYAGIGYPEEVRAQYDMVAVDPRGVARSEPVECLDGREMDAYTQTDVTPDDEGETDELVDAYKEFAEGCGADAPKLLRHMSTVEAARDMDILRAVLGDEKLTYVGASYGTFLGATYAGLFPHRAGRLVLDGAMDPSLPARRLNLEQTAGFETAFQSFAKDCVTQPDCPLGDKNTTPDQVGKNLKAFFDDLDAKPIPTGDADGRKLTESLATTGVIAAMYDEGAWQQLRESLSSAMRENDGAGLLVLSDSYYEREADGSYSNLMFANASVNCLDLPAAFTSPDQVRDALPDFEKASPVFGEGLAWSSLNCAYWPVEPTGEPHRIEAAGATPIVVVGTTRDPATPYRWAEALASQLSSGRLLTYEGDGHTAYGRGSACIDSAINTYLLRGTAPKDGKRCS; the protein is encoded by the coding sequence ATGCACACATGGCGCACCCACCGCAGGACCCGCATCGGCAGGACCCGTACCGCCGCCACGCTGCTCGCCACCGCGCTGCTCGCCGGCGCCTGCTCCGCCCAGGGCGCGTCGACGTCCGCCGGCCCGGCGGCGGCCGAGGCGGCGGGATCGACGGAGGCGGCCGAGACCTCGCTGGCCGCGCTGCCGCAGGCCACCCCCTCCGAGCTGGCGCCGTACTACGAGCAGAAGCTCGGCTGGCGCGACTGCGGCGTCCCCGGCTTCCAGTGCGCCACCATGAAGGCCCCGCTCGACTACGCGAAGCCGGCCGAGGGCGACGTCCGGCTCGCCGTGGCCCGCAAGAAGGCCACCGGCCCGGGCGAGCGCCTCGGCTCGCTGCTGGTGAACCCGGGCGGCCCGGGCGGCTCGGCGATCGGCTACCTCCAGCAGTACGCGGGCATCGGCTACCCGGAGGAGGTCCGCGCCCAGTACGACATGGTGGCGGTGGACCCCCGGGGCGTGGCCCGCAGCGAGCCCGTCGAGTGCCTCGACGGCCGTGAGATGGACGCGTACACGCAGACGGACGTCACCCCGGACGACGAGGGGGAGACGGACGAGCTTGTCGACGCGTACAAGGAGTTCGCCGAGGGCTGCGGGGCGGACGCGCCGAAGCTGCTGCGGCACATGTCGACCGTCGAGGCGGCCCGCGACATGGACATCCTGCGGGCGGTGCTCGGCGACGAGAAGCTGACCTACGTCGGCGCCTCGTACGGCACGTTCCTCGGGGCGACGTACGCCGGCCTGTTCCCGCACCGGGCGGGCCGTCTGGTCCTGGACGGCGCGATGGACCCGTCCCTGCCCGCGCGCCGCCTGAACCTGGAGCAGACGGCCGGCTTCGAGACGGCGTTCCAGTCCTTCGCGAAGGACTGCGTGACCCAGCCCGACTGCCCCCTCGGCGACAAGAACACCACCCCCGACCAGGTCGGCAAGAACCTCAAGGCCTTCTTCGACGACCTCGACGCCAAGCCGATCCCCACGGGCGACGCCGACGGCCGCAAGCTCACCGAATCACTCGCCACCACCGGCGTGATCGCCGCGATGTACGACGAGGGCGCCTGGCAGCAGCTGCGCGAGTCCCTGTCCTCGGCGATGAGGGAGAACGACGGTGCCGGCCTGCTGGTCCTCTCCGACAGCTACTACGAGCGCGAGGCCGACGGCAGCTACAGCAACCTGATGTTCGCCAACGCCTCCGTGAACTGCCTCGACCTCCCCGCCGCCTTCACCTCCCCGGACCAGGTGCGCGACGCGCTCCCCGACTTCGAGAAGGCCTCCCCGGTCTTCGGCGAGGGCCTCGCCTGGTCCTCCCTGAACTGCGCCTACTGGCCGGTCGAGCCCACGGGTGAGCCGCACCGCATCGAGGCCGCCGGCGCCACCCCGATCGTCGTGGTCGGCACCACCCGCGACCCGGCCACCCCCTACCGCTGGGCCGAGGCCCTGGCCTCCCAGCTCTCCTCCGGCCGCCTCCTCACCTACGAGGGCGACGGCCACACCGCCTACGGCCGCGGCAGCGCCTGCATCGACTCCGCGATCAACACCTACCTCCTGCGCGGCACCGCGCCAAAGGACGGCAAGCGCTGCTCGTAG
- a CDS encoding DUF3710 domain-containing protein: MGGGRARGRDVAWQETSLQLQAFHDTTWEANRVEWQADIRTRSGRVSEFMGPAGVELRGWTVRARPDGEKVKKDVRLLGCDGPGWMLYGVIRGRGAHPDSTDLWAYKVFEHTVVDASYSPATPGRLVELNWPE; encoded by the coding sequence GTGGGCGGGGGACGGGCTCGAGGCCGTGACGTCGCATGGCAGGAGACATCACTTCAGCTTCAGGCCTTTCATGACACCACCTGGGAGGCCAACAGGGTCGAGTGGCAGGCGGACATCCGAACGCGCAGCGGGCGCGTCTCCGAATTCATGGGGCCTGCAGGCGTGGAACTGCGTGGCTGGACCGTCCGTGCAAGGCCGGACGGCGAAAAGGTGAAAAAGGATGTGAGACTGCTCGGCTGTGATGGCCCGGGGTGGATGCTGTACGGGGTCATCAGGGGCAGGGGAGCTCACCCTGATAGCACAGACCTGTGGGCGTACAAGGTGTTTGAGCATACGGTCGTCGACGCGTCTTACTCACCTGCAACCCCTGGCCGGCTCGTTGAGCTGAACTGGCCGGAATGA